In the Devosia sp. SL43 genome, one interval contains:
- a CDS encoding S1C family serine protease translates to MTIDPSIPSVVAVRAHIPEDAFTARTLGTLREGSGVVIGDKGLVLTIGYLITEAEEVWLTTHDNRVLAAHALAYDTESGFGLVQALGDLNLPALEFGDSAKARLGDAAVFADGQGEAVRTVIVAKQEFAGYWEYLLDEAIFTAPAHPSWGGAALIDGEGKLLGIGSLRLQMIHNGQVTDINMVVPINLLPPIIDDLLSRGSVDKAPRPWLGVFSAENNGDVVVMNVSDNGPAAKAGLQRGDVISDVADGKVSGLADFYRKVWETGPAGAAVPMRIVRDGREKWVRVASADRNSFLAKPHLQ, encoded by the coding sequence ATGACCATCGACCCCTCCATTCCGTCCGTCGTCGCCGTGCGCGCCCATATCCCCGAAGACGCCTTCACCGCCCGGACGCTGGGCACTTTGCGCGAGGGCAGCGGCGTGGTGATCGGTGACAAGGGGCTGGTGCTGACCATCGGCTACCTCATCACCGAGGCCGAAGAGGTCTGGCTGACTACCCATGACAACCGTGTCCTGGCGGCACATGCGCTGGCTTATGACACGGAAAGCGGCTTTGGCCTCGTGCAGGCCCTAGGCGACCTTAACCTGCCGGCCCTCGAATTCGGCGATTCCGCCAAGGCCAGGCTCGGCGATGCCGCCGTGTTCGCCGACGGGCAGGGCGAAGCGGTGCGCACCGTCATCGTCGCCAAACAGGAATTTGCCGGCTATTGGGAATACCTGCTCGACGAGGCCATCTTCACGGCGCCGGCCCACCCTTCATGGGGCGGCGCAGCCCTCATCGACGGCGAGGGCAAGCTGCTCGGCATCGGTTCGCTGCGTCTGCAGATGATCCACAACGGCCAGGTCACCGACATCAACATGGTCGTACCGATCAACCTGCTGCCGCCCATCATCGACGATCTGCTCTCCCGCGGCAGCGTCGACAAGGCACCACGCCCCTGGCTGGGCGTATTTTCCGCCGAGAACAACGGCGACGTGGTGGTGATGAACGTCTCCGACAACGGCCCGGCCGCCAAGGCTGGCCTGCAGCGCGGCGACGTCATCTCCGACGTTGCCGACGGCAAGGTCTCCGGCCTCGCCGATTTCTACCGCAAGGTCTGGGAAACCGGCCCGGCCGGCGCTGCGGTACCCATGCGGATCGTCCGCGACGGCCGCGAGAAGTGGGTCCGCGTGGCCTCGGCGGACCGCAACAGCTTCCTGGCCAAGCCACATCTGCAGTGA
- a CDS encoding glycoside hydrolase family 3 protein, which yields MAPVNLSAAPFNLDDEAIAWVNTTRDGFSPRDKLSQLFVLLARGTPEEVAEEVRSFKPGGITRIYSADLEAEIGLARDLGTLSAVPLLVSADLEGSRMSMPFGTSVPNPLGLAAVDDVDSTTAISTIMAREANAVGLNWSFTPVVDLNVAWRSAIVGTRSYGSDIDKVERHALAQIAAFQANGVAATVKHWPGEGYDDRDQHLVTTVNPLSMAEWENTFGRLYRKAIEAGVMSVMSAHIALPSYVRALEPDAGAEAYRPASLSRYLNEDLLRRELGFNGLIVSDATPMAGMNDWGNRDEVLPQTVIAGCDVVLFSDDPNGDLMRLVKAIADGRLSQERVDEAVTRVLALKAALGLHKDRAEPSIERARQVVASDESRLVTNGVTSRVPTLVKDIRNILPLSPARTKRVLVFSGGVILPFVPHPLPLSVPERLEKEGFAVTVYTPGTPVSPKDYDLLLYLFAEETLLTRSRIFLDWQKLTGSVFGAMSRYWHDIPTLMISFGYPYYLYDAPRVPAYVNAYGSSEALQAAVVEAIMGRQAFSGVSPVDPFVGSDQGKY from the coding sequence ATGGCGCCCGTCAATCTTTCCGCCGCGCCGTTTAACCTCGATGACGAGGCCATTGCCTGGGTCAACACGACCCGCGATGGCTTCAGTCCGCGCGACAAGCTCTCGCAGCTGTTTGTGCTGCTGGCGCGGGGTACGCCAGAGGAAGTGGCGGAGGAGGTCCGCAGCTTCAAGCCGGGTGGCATTACCCGAATCTACTCTGCTGATCTTGAGGCCGAGATTGGGCTAGCACGCGACCTGGGTACGCTGAGCGCGGTGCCGCTGCTAGTCAGCGCCGATCTCGAAGGCAGCCGCATGAGCATGCCCTTCGGCACGTCTGTGCCCAATCCGCTGGGTCTGGCGGCCGTCGATGACGTCGATTCGACGACGGCGATTTCCACCATCATGGCGCGCGAGGCCAATGCGGTGGGCCTCAACTGGAGCTTTACGCCGGTCGTCGATCTCAATGTCGCCTGGCGCAGCGCCATTGTCGGTACGCGCTCCTATGGCAGCGATATCGACAAGGTCGAGCGCCATGCGCTGGCGCAGATAGCGGCATTCCAGGCCAATGGCGTTGCGGCCACAGTCAAGCACTGGCCCGGCGAGGGCTATGACGACCGCGACCAGCATCTGGTGACCACGGTCAACCCGCTGTCGATGGCGGAATGGGAAAACACCTTCGGCCGGCTCTATCGCAAAGCGATCGAGGCCGGCGTGATGAGCGTGATGTCGGCCCATATCGCGCTGCCATCCTATGTGCGGGCGCTCGAACCCGATGCCGGTGCCGAGGCCTATCGGCCAGCTTCGCTCAGCAGATATCTCAACGAGGACCTGCTCCGGCGCGAGCTCGGATTCAACGGCCTGATCGTCTCGGACGCGACGCCGATGGCCGGCATGAACGACTGGGGCAATCGCGACGAGGTGCTGCCGCAGACGGTTATTGCCGGGTGCGACGTGGTGCTGTTCTCCGACGATCCCAATGGCGACCTGATGCGCCTGGTCAAGGCCATAGCCGATGGCCGCCTGAGCCAGGAACGGGTCGACGAAGCCGTGACCCGCGTGCTGGCGCTCAAGGCCGCCCTGGGCCTGCACAAGGACCGTGCCGAGCCAAGCATCGAGCGGGCCCGGCAGGTCGTTGCCAGCGACGAGAGCCGGCTGGTTACCAATGGCGTCACGTCGCGCGTGCCCACCCTGGTCAAGGATATCAGGAACATCCTGCCGCTATCGCCGGCCAGGACCAAGCGGGTGCTGGTGTTTTCGGGCGGCGTCATCCTGCCCTTTGTGCCGCATCCGCTGCCGCTGAGCGTGCCTGAGCGGCTGGAGAAGGAGGGCTTCGCGGTCACCGTCTATACGCCGGGCACACCGGTCAGTCCCAAGGACTACGACCTGCTGCTTTATTTGTTCGCCGAGGAGACACTGCTCACCCGCAGCCGCATCTTCCTCGACTGGCAGAAGCTCACCGGCTCGGTGTTCGGCGCCATGAGCCGCTACTGGCACGATATCCCGACGCTGATGATCTCGTTCGGCTACCCATATTACCTGTACGACGCGCCGCGTGTGCCGGCTTACGTCAACGCCTATGGATCGAGCGAGGCGCTGCAGGCCGCCGTGGTCGAGGCGATCATGGGGCGGCAGGCGTTTTCGGGGGTGAGCCCGGTCGATCCGTTCGTGGGGAGCGATCAGGGGAAGTATTGA
- the trxA gene encoding thioredoxin: MAHQVTDADFAAQVLASDKPVLVDFWAEWCGPCKAMDPILEQVSADLAGKVSIVKLDVDSNPSTVTQYGVRAMPTLIVFKNGEPVDMKVGAGQSRVQLVKWLEGHAA, encoded by the coding sequence ATGGCCCACCAGGTCACCGATGCCGATTTCGCCGCCCAGGTTCTGGCTTCCGACAAGCCGGTGCTGGTGGATTTCTGGGCGGAATGGTGCGGGCCGTGCAAGGCGATGGACCCTATTCTCGAGCAGGTCTCGGCTGATCTCGCGGGCAAGGTGAGCATCGTCAAGCTCGATGTCGACAGCAATCCATCCACCGTCACCCAATATGGCGTGCGCGCCATGCCGACGCTGATCGTGTTCAAGAATGGCGAGCCGGTGGACATGAAGGTCGGCGCCGGGCAATCGCGGGTGCAACTGGTCAAGTGGCTGGAGGGCCACGCGGCCTGA
- the trxA gene encoding thioredoxin, with protein MTTHVSDANFGEEVLNSKEPVLVDFWAEWCGPCRAIAPVLDELSTELAGKVKIVKLNVDDNPGTASKYGVRSIPTMILFKGGEAADMKIGAGTPKAGLSKWLMGHAA; from the coding sequence ATGACTACTCACGTTTCCGACGCCAATTTCGGCGAGGAAGTCCTTAACTCCAAAGAGCCCGTCCTCGTGGATTTCTGGGCGGAGTGGTGCGGGCCGTGCCGCGCTATCGCCCCCGTGCTCGACGAGCTTTCGACTGAACTGGCCGGCAAGGTCAAGATCGTCAAGCTCAACGTCGATGACAATCCGGGTACCGCCAGCAAGTATGGCGTCCGCTCCATCCCCACCATGATCCTGTTCAAGGGCGGCGAAGCCGCCGACATGAAGATCGGTGCGGGCACGCCCAAGGCCGGCCTCAGCAAATGGCTGATGGGCCACGCCGCCTGA
- the addA gene encoding double-strand break repair helicase AddA: MVVSERGAMSVPPETRRHQALASHPHWSIWVEANAGSGKTYVLTRRVLRLLLSGVRPQAILCLTYTKAAAAEMRSRVAARLADWATMDEAALIKDLKEIEGKDFVPDMVERARTLFARALETPGGLKILTIHAFCESILHRFPIEAGVPFDFSVIEDEERKQMILAAREAVLADGLRGAGPADAVETLFALLSDFQISQAIELALMDGRKLRTVLAKPDNAKTNLRKLADVAFPRAGATIEAEVVTGRLLDGAAARKLLSIANDALRKRLDGVDLDHPQQEDWKGIFLTEKDELQKNFPAKAVWSADPGLAQLVADEAERLATMMTELRSAQLIERSEALLDVVAAIAQRYEARKRARSRLDFDDLVERLGSLFADRDVGAWVQYKLDTAIDHVLVDESQDTNPEQWKVVRAIAEEFFAGAAGTNRRRSLFAVGDQKQSIYSFQGAEPTLFAETGLDFGVRARQSAIPFERLPLHTSFRTLPEILRAVDLVSDQADIQAALLSIDKVHHDTARQATGGLVTLWPPIQQLASATDDADWPIQAQGGERTAPRQVAERIAGEIAGWIARKRPLANRGVAVRPQDVLILVQSRGALFQEIIRALRKHNLPTPGADRLEVSTHIAVLDLLALCDVLLNPADDLQLAALLRSPLFDVSEDDLYTLAQPRDDHTTLWRALQTCTTPSCMEAYARLFRWRGELDFERPFEFLTEVLYAGGGLRRFHARLGDEVDEVFAELLELALKHEQGTQPSLQGFVAELRQTEISIKRNLDETSGGVRVMTVHGAKGLEAPIVILADAASKPQGNQVNRPVYVLDKAPGPLLMHASGSRQHAAGSKAARDAIEANLGKEYWRKLYVAMTRAEDELYVTGPLTPATKAERQLEDTWYQAIERALREHSEVKLDADGREIALVYPRERVEPHAVKSLGAATAAGRRPIRPAAVPAPAVVPLVSPSRVGAHVAPILALDSLAEQVRDAEGARREGIALHALLQHLGRIERNDRPDIAARALEALLLDAAADHARLAAKAISILDHPELAHVFGPSSRAELPFLVDAERDGKAIRLTGRIDRLVVDERGVTVVDYKSDASVPGGPGDVPGNYVTQLGLYALVAGQLFPGRQVYASILWTRLESLMNLPPDLLATGTKGFTMR; the protein is encoded by the coding sequence ATGGTGGTGAGCGAACGCGGCGCCATGTCGGTGCCACCGGAGACGCGCCGTCACCAGGCGCTGGCGTCGCATCCGCATTGGTCGATCTGGGTGGAGGCCAATGCCGGCTCCGGCAAGACTTATGTGCTGACGCGCCGCGTGCTGCGGCTGTTGCTGAGTGGGGTCAGGCCGCAGGCGATCCTGTGCCTCACCTATACCAAGGCGGCGGCCGCCGAGATGCGCAGCCGCGTCGCCGCCCGGCTGGCCGATTGGGCGACGATGGACGAGGCAGCGCTGATCAAGGACCTCAAGGAGATCGAGGGCAAGGACTTCGTCCCCGACATGGTCGAGCGGGCCCGAACCCTGTTCGCCCGTGCGCTGGAAACGCCGGGTGGCCTCAAGATCCTCACCATTCACGCCTTCTGCGAGAGCATCCTGCATCGCTTTCCGATCGAGGCCGGGGTGCCCTTCGATTTCTCGGTGATCGAGGACGAAGAGCGCAAGCAGATGATCCTGGCCGCGCGCGAGGCAGTGCTGGCCGATGGCCTGCGCGGTGCCGGTCCAGCCGATGCCGTCGAGACGCTGTTCGCCCTGCTCAGCGACTTCCAGATTTCGCAGGCGATCGAACTGGCGCTGATGGACGGGCGCAAGCTGCGGACCGTGCTGGCCAAGCCAGACAACGCCAAGACCAATCTGCGCAAGCTGGCCGATGTGGCGTTTCCCCGCGCGGGCGCCACGATCGAGGCCGAGGTGGTCACCGGCCGGCTGCTCGATGGCGCAGCCGCTCGAAAGCTGCTGTCGATCGCCAACGATGCTCTGCGCAAGCGTCTCGATGGCGTCGACCTCGACCATCCGCAGCAGGAAGACTGGAAGGGCATCTTCCTGACCGAGAAGGACGAGCTGCAGAAGAATTTTCCGGCCAAGGCGGTGTGGTCGGCCGATCCGGGGCTGGCGCAGCTGGTCGCCGACGAGGCCGAGCGCCTTGCTACGATGATGACGGAATTGCGCAGCGCCCAGTTGATCGAACGCAGCGAGGCGCTGCTCGATGTCGTGGCCGCCATTGCCCAGCGCTATGAAGCCCGCAAGCGGGCCCGGTCGCGGCTCGATTTCGACGATTTGGTCGAGCGGCTGGGGAGCCTATTTGCCGACCGGGATGTCGGCGCCTGGGTGCAGTACAAGCTCGATACCGCCATCGACCACGTGCTGGTCGATGAAAGCCAGGATACCAATCCTGAGCAGTGGAAAGTCGTGCGGGCCATTGCCGAGGAGTTCTTCGCCGGCGCGGCCGGGACCAACCGCCGCCGTTCGCTCTTTGCGGTGGGCGACCAGAAGCAGTCGATCTATTCCTTCCAGGGCGCCGAGCCGACGCTGTTTGCCGAGACGGGGCTCGATTTCGGTGTGCGCGCCCGGCAAAGCGCCATCCCCTTCGAGCGGCTGCCGCTCCATACCAGCTTCCGCACGCTGCCCGAAATCCTGAGAGCGGTCGACCTGGTCAGCGACCAGGCCGACATCCAGGCCGCCCTCCTCTCCATCGACAAGGTGCATCACGATACGGCGCGACAGGCGACGGGCGGGCTGGTGACGCTGTGGCCGCCGATCCAGCAATTGGCCAGCGCCACCGACGACGCCGATTGGCCGATCCAGGCGCAGGGTGGCGAGCGCACCGCGCCGCGTCAGGTGGCCGAGCGCATCGCCGGAGAAATTGCAGGCTGGATCGCGCGCAAGCGTCCGCTGGCCAACCGGGGCGTTGCAGTCAGGCCGCAGGACGTGTTGATCCTGGTGCAATCGCGCGGCGCGCTGTTCCAGGAAATCATCCGTGCCCTGCGCAAGCATAACCTGCCGACGCCCGGCGCCGACCGGCTTGAAGTCAGCACCCATATCGCCGTGCTGGACCTCTTGGCGCTATGCGACGTGCTGCTCAATCCCGCCGACGATCTGCAGCTGGCCGCCTTGCTGCGCTCGCCGCTGTTCGATGTCAGCGAGGACGATCTCTACACATTGGCGCAGCCACGCGACGACCACACCACGCTGTGGCGGGCGCTGCAGACCTGCACGACGCCAAGCTGCATGGAGGCCTATGCGCGCCTGTTCCGCTGGCGCGGCGAGCTCGATTTCGAGCGGCCCTTCGAGTTCTTGACCGAGGTGCTTTATGCCGGGGGCGGTTTGCGGCGCTTCCATGCCAGGCTCGGTGACGAGGTCGACGAGGTGTTCGCCGAACTGCTGGAGCTGGCGCTCAAGCATGAGCAGGGAACACAGCCGTCGCTGCAGGGCTTTGTCGCCGAGCTGCGGCAGACCGAAATTTCCATCAAGCGCAATCTCGACGAGACCAGCGGTGGGGTGCGTGTGATGACCGTGCATGGCGCCAAGGGGCTTGAGGCGCCCATCGTCATCCTGGCCGACGCGGCCAGCAAGCCGCAGGGCAATCAGGTCAACCGTCCGGTCTATGTGCTCGACAAGGCCCCCGGCCCCCTGCTGATGCATGCTTCGGGCAGTCGCCAGCATGCGGCGGGCAGCAAGGCGGCGCGCGACGCGATCGAGGCCAATCTGGGCAAGGAATACTGGCGCAAGCTTTATGTCGCCATGACGCGGGCGGAAGACGAGCTCTATGTGACCGGCCCGCTGACGCCCGCCACCAAGGCCGAGCGGCAACTGGAGGACACCTGGTATCAGGCGATCGAGCGGGCCCTGCGCGAGCATAGTGAAGTCAAGCTGGACGCGGATGGGCGGGAGATCGCGCTGGTCTATCCGCGCGAGCGGGTGGAGCCGCATGCGGTCAAGAGCCTGGGCGCCGCCACAGCGGCAGGCCGCCGGCCGATCCGCCCCGCTGCGGTGCCAGCGCCGGCGGTCGTGCCGCTGGTCTCGCCGTCGCGCGTCGGGGCGCATGTGGCGCCGATCCTGGCGCTCGATAGCCTCGCCGAGCAGGTGCGCGATGCCGAGGGGGCGCGGAGAGAGGGCATTGCGCTGCACGCCTTGCTGCAGCATCTGGGCCGGATCGAGCGGAATGATCGCCCGGACATTGCAGCCCGCGCGCTGGAAGCGTTGCTGCTCGACGCGGCTGCCGACCACGCTCGCCTCGCCGCCAAGGCCATTTCCATTCTCGATCACCCTGAGCTGGCGCATGTATTCGGCCCGTCCAGCCGCGCCGAGCTGCCGTTTCTGGTCGACGCAGAACGTGATGGCAAAGCCATCCGTTTGACCGGGCGTATCGACCGGCTGGTGGTTGACGAGAGGGGGGTAACGGTGGTCGACTACAAGTCCGATGCGTCGGTTCCCGGGGGGCCGGGCGACGTACCGGGGAACTATGTCACCCAGCTCGGATTATATGCGTTGGTTGCAGGTCAGCTTTTCCCCGGACGACAGGTGTATGCGTCGATCTTATGGACACGACTGGAATCATTGATGAATCTGCCGCCTGATCTTCTGGCGACGGGCACAAAGGGCTTCACCATGCGGTGA